CTTGACGTTGTTTTTCGTTATGCAGAAGCGCTGGGTATTGATTTGTTCAGTAAAATCAAACACGCATTCGCCTGAACCGGGCCTTCGTGTAAACGGGTCTCGTCGAGCCCCTGAAAAATAATGAGCCAGTAGCCCGCTAAACAAAGCGGGCTTTTTTATTATTATACGTTCCATCAGCCCGGACTCCTGTTGTGCACTACCCGCCCGCAGACATGCATGCATTTATTTTCGCTGCCACATAAAGAATTTCCTGCTGTAACCCCCGCCGCTTTACGTCACTCTCCCGACGACCCGTTAACCGGAGAGCCCCATAATGCGTCAGTACAGATTCCTCACAGCACTGCTGATGGCAGCCCTGCCTGTGCTGCAGTGCCACGCGTCAGAGAAAGACGAACTTGCTCTGGTGATGCGCCAGCTCGATCAGGTGCAGGCCGGGCTGGACCGGGCCCGCGTGGTGGCAAACCAGACGCAGGATGCCCGCTTTTATTTCGATTACCAGCAGGCTACGCACGATATCACCACCATGAAGCAGGGCATCTCGGCCTATCTGGAGCCCTCCCGCGCACAGCCCGCGTCACCCTCGTCCTCTGTTACCGGACAGTACCGTGCTGAGGCGCCGGCATGGCGATGAACGGGGCACAGCTCAACGGCTGGAGCGCCGGCACCGGCAGCAGCCTTACGCCCTCGCAGCTGAACACGCTCATTCTCGGCACCCTCGCGGTCGTCATTCTTCTGTTCAGCGCCTGGTCGCTGGTTCAGGCCTACCGCGGGCTGTCCTCAAAAGCGGTGACGTTCCGCCAGTTCAGTGAGCTGGCCGTGCGGCTGATTGTGCTTTATCTGGCAACGCTGTTTCTGTTTTTCCACTGAAAGGACCATGCTATGACATCCACGTTACTCCGACTTTACCGGGCCATCCGGACCCGCGCAGAACGCCTGCTTCTGACAGGGCTGTTCTTTGCCGGCAATGCCCTGGCCGACCTGCCCCCCATCGAGCAGCCCACAACCGGCGGGGGCGGCGGAACCTATAACACCATGATGGGCTACGCCAAAATGGGCGGGCTTGCCATCGGCCTGCTCGCAAGCGTTGGCGCCTTTCTCGCCGTTGCGCACGCCGTCATCACCTCCTTTCACGACATCCGCAAGGGCAAAGGCACCTGGACCGAATTCATCATGTATGCGGTCGTCGGCATCATCCTGATTCTGGTGGTGATTTATCTCGCGACCAAAGCCTCAGACATTCTTTAAGGGGAGCACATGGCCGTCATCGACTTTCTTCCCGACCGACTGAACAACCCGCCCGTGGTGTGGAAAGGGTTCACCTCCGGTGAGTTTCTGCTGGCGGCCATCACCGGCGTCATTGCCGGTATTCCGCTGGCGGTGCCGCTGGCGCTGGTGCCGTTTATCGGCTGGCTGGCCTTTCCCTCCAGCATGCTGCTGATGCCGCTGGCCGTCGTTTTCTTCGGCGGCGGCTGGATTGCCGGGTACAAGCGCGGCAAGCCGGAGAACTACATCTGGCAACGTCTGGAGGAAATCCGCTGCCGCACCGGCCTCTCCCGAACCATGATCCTCAACAGCCGGGCGTGGGAGATGAAACGTACCACAGCGATAAAACGCGGAGGTCAGTCATGAGTCGCTTTCGCAACGGTATGACCGCGCGTGATAACCACATATTCTCCCTGCGCATTGTCTGTGCGCTGCTGTTTGCCGGCATGCTGATGGCCGGTATCGGCTGGATGCGCGCACCCTCTGAACTGACCATCCATAATCCGCCGGACCTGCGTTCCGGCAGCACGCGTAAATGGTGGGAGGTGCCACCGTCAACCGTTTACAGTTTTGCCTTCTACATTTTTCAGCAGCTTAATTCCTGGCCCAAAAATGGCGAGGTGGACTACCCGGCGAAAATTGCGCAGATGAGTCCTTACCTGACGCCCTCCTGTCAGGACTTTCTCAACAAAGACGCGGAGATGCGTAAAAACAGCGACGAACTCCGGGACCGCGTGCGCGTGGTGTATGAGATCCCAAGAAGGGGTTACAGCAGTCGCAGCGTCACCATTCTCGATCAGGATCACTGGGTTGCGCAGCTCGATCTGGTGGCAGATGAGTATTACCACACTGAGCCGGTAAAACGTGCGCTGGTTCGTTATCCCCTCAGGGTGGTGCGCTGGGAAGGTGACCCCGAGCGCAATCCCTTCGGACTTGCTCTGGATTGTTATGCGGCCACGCCGCAACGGCTGGAAGCCGTTACGATGCCTGAGCCGGAGAAAAAGTGATGAAGATTCACTTAAAAAAATGCTGTCTGGTCCTGCTCGCCGGACTGGCCCTGTCGGGGGCGGCTGACGCTGTTGAGCTGATGAAGTGGGAGCGTATCCCGCTGCAGGTTCCTCTGACCGTCGGACAGGAGCGCATCGTCTTCGTGGATAAAAACGTGCGCGTGGGTTTTCCGCCCACGCTGAACAGCAAACTGCGCATACAGAGCACGGGTGGCGTGGTGTATCTCGATGCCAGCGAAGCGTTTCCGGTGACGCGGCTTGAGCTGCAGAATAAGGAGAACGGCGAGATTATCCTGCTGGATGTATCAGCCGCACCGGGTAAAACCCCGCGTGATCCGGTCAAAATTGTCTATGACGGCGAGGTGGTCACAGCCACCGCCAGCGATAAACAGTCCGTCAGCAGCGACGGTGACAGCACCGGCCGTGAGACAAAACAGGCAGATACCGGGAGCGGAACACCTGATCGCAGACCAGCAAAACTGAATGCCCCCCTGCCTGTCGTGCTCACCCGTTATGCAGCACAGAACATGTACGGCCCGCTGCGCACGGTTGAACCGGTGCCGGGTATCAGCCCGGTGTCACTGAAGCTGCCTGCCGTCATCACCACGCTGATGCCGGGTGAACCGGTTACCGTCACGCCGATGGCAGCCTGGAGCCTGCAGGGCAGTAGCGTCGTCGCGCTGCAGGTTCGTAACCGTTCTGCAGGCAAGGTCATTCTTGATCCCCGGGTGCTGGAAGGCCAGTTCGTCACGGCAACGTTTCAGCATCGCTGGCTGGGGCGCGCGGGCACACCCGAGGATACAACCGTCCTCTATCTGGTGACGGCCGGTCGCCCGGAGGGGGCCTTCATTGCAGAGCCACCCTCGCTGCAGCCCGCTGACGGACGTAAACGGAGAGCGAAAAAATGAAGGCGCCATCCTCCAATCTTCTCGTGAAAGTCGCCGTGCCGGTGGTGCTGGCTGTCACCGTCGTGGTGGGCGTGAAATCCTGCTCCGGAGGCGGGCAACAGACAGGCGCTTCGCATACCGCCACGAACGCCACGCTGAAAGACCTGTCCCCGGATGACCTCAAAGCACTGGGTATTGAAGGCGACACGCCGCAGGACACGCTGCGCACGGTGGTGGGCAATTTCCGCAGAGTGCAGGGCCGTCTCGACGCGCTCGCAGATGACAACAAAAAGCTCAGTGACGAAAATAAAGCCCTGAAAACAACCAACAGCAATGTGGACACGCAGATTAATCAGGCCGTCAGCAATGCACGCGCCGGTGAGTCAGAAAAGCGCCAGCAGCTGAGCGCACAGGTGACCGACCTCAGCACGCAGGTGAAACAGCTGATGGCTCAGCTGCAGAGCGGCGGCAGTTCCGGTGCGGCTCCCGGACACAGCAGCGCAGGTCCCGGCAGCGATATTCCGATCGGTCTGGGCTATGACAGCGGACTGAACGCCGGTGCCACCCCCGGTGCATCCTCCCCCGATGGCCTGCAGTGGATTGAGCCAAAAGACGGTATTGCCGTGGATGCCAGCGGCCGGGCCGTGACCGACAGCAATAAGAATAACGCCACTGGATTTTCCTTTGCCACGTCCTTCAGCGAAGCGGGTGAGACAGGTAAACAGGTTGCAGGGAAAACTGCCTCAGCGGTGCAGACTCCGCTCACGGATGCACAGAAGGCGACTGACCCGGTGTACACCCTGCCTGAGAACGCCACGCTTGTCGGGAGCCGTGCCATGACCGCGCTGCTGGGGCGTATCCCCATTGATGGCAAAGTGACTGACCCCTATCCCTTCAAGGTAATGATTGGCAAAGACAACCTGACGGCAAACGGCATCGAGCTGCCCGACGTGCAAGGCGCGATTGTCTCCGGCACGGCGACGGGGGACTGGACGCTGTCATGTGTGCGGGGCTCCATTACCAGCATCACCTTTGTCTTTAGCGACGGCACTGTCAGGACTCTGCCTTCGCCTGACGGACAGGGGCAGAACGGAAACAGTAGTAATCAGAACAGTCAGGGCGCTAATAACAGCAGCATCGGCTGGATCTCAGACGATAACGGTATTCCCTGTATATCCGGGACGCGCAAAAGCAATGCCTCGACCTATCTGCCCACCATCGCGGGACTGGCTGCTGCCGGTGCCGCTGGCGATGCCTTTGCACAGAACCAGAATACCACCCAGACCAACGGTTATGGTGGCGTGACCTCGTCGCTGACCGGTGATGCCGGTCAGGCAGTGCTGGGTAAGGCACTCTCCGGCGGCATGCGGGAGACCATTGACTGGGTGAAAGCCCGCTATGGCCAGACGTTTGACGCCATCTATGTCCCGCCGGGTCAGACGGTGGCGCTGCATATCACGCGCCAGCTGGCCATCGATTACGAAGAAAAAGGCCGCAGGGTTAAATACGACTTCAGCCTGGCCGGCAGCGGCACGGGTATGGACTGACGGGGAACACGATGCAAAACACGAATCTGGAGTACCGGGTGGGTGATATCCCGCTCAGCGGACGGCTGTACGCCGGCTTTGTCCGCAAAGACAGCGGAAAGTGGGAGGGGACGGCCCGTGACGTCACGGACCAGGCACTGGCTGCCGTCGGGCAGAAACTCGTGCGGGAAGGCCGTCACCGGCTGATACCCCTGCCGGACGGGCGTATGCTGCGCCTGTCAGCCGAAATGACTGACCCGGACGTGACGGAGGGCGCAGATGCGCAGCATTAAATCTCTCTCATTACTCTTTTCAGCGGGTGTGCTGACGCTGCTGCTGACCGGCTGCAGCACGTCGAAAGATGAGATGCTGCCGCCCGGGGACAGCACCATGCTGGAGCTGTGGAATGATGGTGCATCGGCAACCCATGCAACCGGTGAGAGCCGGACCACCCTGCGCCGCCCGGTCACGGACAGTGAGCGTGTTATTTCACAGCAGACCCGGGACAGCTACAGCCGCACCCAGGAGAACGAAATCCAGCAGACGTTTCCGCGTCTGCCCAATCCGGACCTGGTGATGTACGTCTTCCCGCATCTGGCCGACGGCAACACGCCGGTGCCCGGCTACAGCACGGTCTTCCCCTTTTACAGCCAGGTGCAGTTCGCGTTGCCCGGCGAGCGCACGGAGGATTTGTAATGGCTTTTTCACTTTTCCGCCGCAGGGCTGACACTCAGGAAGCACACCAGTGCGGAGACGGGCCGTTTTCCGTTAACGGTCATGAGCCCCTGACGCGCGAGGGGCGCCTGACCCGCCGCGATGAAGCGACGCTGTATGAGACGGCCCCCTCCATTATCGATCATATTCCGTGGGGAGAATATCTGGCGGAACATCAGTGCATTCTGCTGGATGACGGCGTGTCCGTCGGGGCGGTGTATGAAATCATTCCGGTCGGCACCGAGGGACGTCCGGACTCACGCCTGGAGGAAATCCGTGACGTGGTGGAAAACGCCCTGCAGGACAGCCTGCCGGAGCTGGACGCCCATCAGTGGGTGGTGCAGTTTTACTGTCAGGATGACTCTGATTTGTCTGCGTATATGGACAGTATCAGGACCTACGTGAAGCCCCGTGCGCAGGGAACGCCGTTTACGGCGGCCTGGCTTAACGAACAGTCGCGCCACCTGCAGAACGTGGCCGCCGAAAAAGGGCTGTTCCTTGATGACGCCGTCACCGGCGCACCGTGGCGCGGCCAGATCCGCCGCACACGCATGGTGATTTACCGCTGGGTGGAGTCACCGTACCGTGACCCGATGGCCCCCGAAGTCCTGCTGAAGCAGGTCTGCGATCGCCTCACCGCCGCGATGAGCGGTGCCGGTATTCATTGCCGGCGGCAGAACGGTGAGCAGATCCACAGCTGGCTGCTGCGCTGGTTCAACCCGGAGCCGGCGTGGGTGGATAAGGCCACGCTGTACCGCTGCGCCCGGCACGCCGACGATGCGCCCGGGGAGCTGCCGCTGCTGAATGATTTCAGCGAAAGCCTGTGGTTTACCCGGCCGCGCAGCGATGCGGAGAAAGGCGTGTGGTGGTTTGATGATGTGGCGCACAAGGCGGTGCCGGTGGCCCGCCTGCGCAGCGTGCCCGCCACGGGGCATCTGACCGGCGAGGTGCGGCGCGGCGATAATATCAATGCCATCATGGACCTGTTGCCGGAAGGCACCGTGCTCACGCTGACGCTGGTTATCCATCCGCAGGATAAGCTGGAGGAAAACTTTGCCCGTCTGAGCCGCGACTCGATGGGCGAAAACGTGGATTCGCTCCGTGCCCGCGAGGACGCGGCCACCGCGCGAACCTACCTCGGCAACAGGCACAAACTTTACCGGGCGGCCATCACCCTGCTGATTAAGGCCAGGGATTTGCCGTCACTGGATAAGCGCTATCTCGATCTCAGCAGCAAGCTGCTGAACTGCGGGCTGGAGCCGGTCAACCCGGAGCATGATATCGGGCCACTCAGCACCTATATGCGCGCTTTGCCGATGTGCTTTAACCCGGCGCAGGACAGACACCAGTGGTACACGCGGCTGATGTTCGTGCAGCATTTTGCCTGCCTGGCACCGGTGTACGGCCGTGATACCGGCACCGGCAACCCGGGTTTTACGTTCTTTAACCGCGGCGGTGGCCCGCTGTCTGTTGATCCCCTCAATAAAACTGACCGGACGCAGAACGCGCACAAACTGCTGTTTGGTCCCACCGGCGCCGGTAAGTCAGCCACAGCACTCTGCGAGCTGGCGCAGATGATGGCCATCTACCGGCCACGTATTTTTCTGCTCGAAGCCGGTAACAGCTTCGGGCTGTTCGGAGATTACTGCAGCTCGCTCGGGCTGACTGTGCATCGCGTCAGCATCAAACCCGGCAAGGCCATCTCGCTGGCGCCGTTTGGCGATGCGCATCTGCTGATGCAGGCAAAACCGGATGCGCTCATCATCAGTGAAGATGCGCTTCCCGATATTGATGACGATGAGGATAAAGATGAAGAGCGTGACGTGCTGGGTGAGATGG
This genomic stretch from Pantoea cypripedii harbors:
- a CDS encoding RAQPRD family integrative conjugative element protein produces the protein MRQYRFLTALLMAALPVLQCHASEKDELALVMRQLDQVQAGLDRARVVANQTQDARFYFDYQQATHDITTMKQGISAYLEPSRAQPASPSSSVTGQYRAEAPAWR
- a CDS encoding TIGR03758 family integrating conjugative element protein, which translates into the protein MAMNGAQLNGWSAGTGSSLTPSQLNTLILGTLAVVILLFSAWSLVQAYRGLSSKAVTFRQFSELAVRLIVLYLATLFLFFH
- a CDS encoding TIGR03745 family integrating conjugative element membrane protein, translated to MTSTLLRLYRAIRTRAERLLLTGLFFAGNALADLPPIEQPTTGGGGGTYNTMMGYAKMGGLAIGLLASVGAFLAVAHAVITSFHDIRKGKGTWTEFIMYAVVGIILILVVIYLATKASDIL
- a CDS encoding TIGR03750 family conjugal transfer protein yields the protein MAVIDFLPDRLNNPPVVWKGFTSGEFLLAAITGVIAGIPLAVPLALVPFIGWLAFPSSMLLMPLAVVFFGGGWIAGYKRGKPENYIWQRLEEIRCRTGLSRTMILNSRAWEMKRTTAIKRGGQS
- a CDS encoding PFL_4703 family integrating conjugative element protein, producing the protein MSRFRNGMTARDNHIFSLRIVCALLFAGMLMAGIGWMRAPSELTIHNPPDLRSGSTRKWWEVPPSTVYSFAFYIFQQLNSWPKNGEVDYPAKIAQMSPYLTPSCQDFLNKDAEMRKNSDELRDRVRVVYEIPRRGYSSRSVTILDQDHWVAQLDLVADEYYHTEPVKRALVRYPLRVVRWEGDPERNPFGLALDCYAATPQRLEAVTMPEPEKK
- a CDS encoding TIGR03749 family integrating conjugative element protein; the protein is MKIHLKKCCLVLLAGLALSGAADAVELMKWERIPLQVPLTVGQERIVFVDKNVRVGFPPTLNSKLRIQSTGGVVYLDASEAFPVTRLELQNKENGEIILLDVSAAPGKTPRDPVKIVYDGEVVTATASDKQSVSSDGDSTGRETKQADTGSGTPDRRPAKLNAPLPVVLTRYAAQNMYGPLRTVEPVPGISPVSLKLPAVITTLMPGEPVTVTPMAAWSLQGSSVVALQVRNRSAGKVILDPRVLEGQFVTATFQHRWLGRAGTPEDTTVLYLVTAGRPEGAFIAEPPSLQPADGRKRRAKK
- a CDS encoding TIGR03752 family integrating conjugative element protein codes for the protein MKAPSSNLLVKVAVPVVLAVTVVVGVKSCSGGGQQTGASHTATNATLKDLSPDDLKALGIEGDTPQDTLRTVVGNFRRVQGRLDALADDNKKLSDENKALKTTNSNVDTQINQAVSNARAGESEKRQQLSAQVTDLSTQVKQLMAQLQSGGSSGAAPGHSSAGPGSDIPIGLGYDSGLNAGATPGASSPDGLQWIEPKDGIAVDASGRAVTDSNKNNATGFSFATSFSEAGETGKQVAGKTASAVQTPLTDAQKATDPVYTLPENATLVGSRAMTALLGRIPIDGKVTDPYPFKVMIGKDNLTANGIELPDVQGAIVSGTATGDWTLSCVRGSITSITFVFSDGTVRTLPSPDGQGQNGNSSNQNSQGANNSSIGWISDDNGIPCISGTRKSNASTYLPTIAGLAAAGAAGDAFAQNQNTTQTNGYGGVTSSLTGDAGQAVLGKALSGGMRETIDWVKARYGQTFDAIYVPPGQTVALHITRQLAIDYEEKGRRVKYDFSLAGSGTGMD
- a CDS encoding DUF7446 family protein → MQNTNLEYRVGDIPLSGRLYAGFVRKDSGKWEGTARDVTDQALAAVGQKLVREGRHRLIPLPDGRMLRLSAEMTDPDVTEGADAQH
- a CDS encoding TIGR03751 family conjugal transfer lipoprotein; this translates as MRSIKSLSLLFSAGVLTLLLTGCSTSKDEMLPPGDSTMLELWNDGASATHATGESRTTLRRPVTDSERVISQQTRDSYSRTQENEIQQTFPRLPNPDLVMYVFPHLADGNTPVPGYSTVFPFYSQVQFALPGERTEDL
- a CDS encoding conjugative transfer ATPase yields the protein MAFSLFRRRADTQEAHQCGDGPFSVNGHEPLTREGRLTRRDEATLYETAPSIIDHIPWGEYLAEHQCILLDDGVSVGAVYEIIPVGTEGRPDSRLEEIRDVVENALQDSLPELDAHQWVVQFYCQDDSDLSAYMDSIRTYVKPRAQGTPFTAAWLNEQSRHLQNVAAEKGLFLDDAVTGAPWRGQIRRTRMVIYRWVESPYRDPMAPEVLLKQVCDRLTAAMSGAGIHCRRQNGEQIHSWLLRWFNPEPAWVDKATLYRCARHADDAPGELPLLNDFSESLWFTRPRSDAEKGVWWFDDVAHKAVPVARLRSVPATGHLTGEVRRGDNINAIMDLLPEGTVLTLTLVIHPQDKLEENFARLSRDSMGENVDSLRAREDAATARTYLGNRHKLYRAAITLLIKARDLPSLDKRYLDLSSKLLNCGLEPVNPEHDIGPLSTYMRALPMCFNPAQDRHQWYTRLMFVQHFACLAPVYGRDTGTGNPGFTFFNRGGGPLSVDPLNKTDRTQNAHKLLFGPTGAGKSATALCELAQMMAIYRPRIFLLEAGNSFGLFGDYCSSLGLTVHRVSIKPGKAISLAPFGDAHLLMQAKPDALIISEDALPDIDDDEDKDEERDVLGEMEIAARLMITGGEPAEEQRMTRADRGMIREAIMIAARTAFEADRQMLPEDLMYALQNIARDISQGEDGREKRTPARRARAEEMSEALRMFTEGFEGDLFNRPGTPWPEADVTIVDLGTLAREGYEAQMAVAVISLLNTINNIAEREQYSDRDIIVPIDEAHIVTANPLLGPYATKIVKMWRKLGAWLWLFTQNLADFPDTAKKMLNMAEWWICLVMPPDEVEQIARFKTLTDEQKTMLMSATKLPKKYTEGVILSRKVQALFRAVPPSLYLALGMTEKEEKAERRRIMDELQCSELEAAFHVARRLDESRGLSI